The sequence below is a genomic window from Sorangiineae bacterium MSr12523.
TCCGCGGTGCTGCGCTATTCGGCGTTCTGATGTGCAATCTGGCCTTTTGCTACCGCACGCCATTGTTTGCCCACGGCGGCCCGCGTTACGACAGTGGCCTGGAGCATTGGGTCTCCACCTTCGAGCTGGTCTTCCTGTCGGACAAAGCGATGACGCTTTTTTCGATGCTGTTCGGCGCCGGTTTGACCATCTTCTACGAACGGGCGAGCGCCCGCAGTTCCGGTGCCATGGGGCTTTTGGCGCGCCGGTTGTTCTTCTTATCCCTCTTTGGCTTTTTGCACATGTTCCTGCTCTGGAACGGTGACATCCTGGTCGATTATGCGACCGCGGGCCTCTGCGCCCTCGCGTTCATGAAGCGGCGCGCCTGGGTGCTCTGGGTGGGCATCGTGGTGCTCACGCTCTTTCCGGTATTGGGCGAGTTCTGGCCGGCGTTGCGGGACGCGGCCTATGGGATGGACTCTGCCAAGCATTACGAGGATGCCATTCCCATCTATGGGCACGGTACCTATTTGGACATCGTTCGATATCGATGCCACGAAGCCGTCGTGTACATGTGGCGGGCGTACATCTTCTATTGGCCCGGCACGATGCGAAACATGCTCGTGGGCATGCTGGTCTGGCGCTCGGGTATTTTGCGCACACCGCTGGCGCACGCGCGCGCGTTGCGGTGGACGGCGCTCATCGGCATCGTGGTGGGCCTGGTATATCCCGTGGTCCGAACGATTCATTACGAGATTCACCATCGGTCGCTCTTTCCGCCGAATAGCGTGTGGAGGCCCGCGTTGAGCGCGATCTCGGCGCCACTCTTGGCGCTGGGGTACGCGGCGGGGATTCTCTTGCTCCTTCACCGAGGCGGTTTGGGGCAAAGGGCCTTCGCGGCATTGGCGCCGGTGGGGCGCATGGCGTTTACGAATTACCTGACCCAGAGCATGGTCTTTTCCACGGTCTTTTATGGATATGGCCTGGGGCTCATTGGCCAGGTTGGATACACCGTTCCAGCGCTCATGGGGATTTCGTTCTATGCCCTCCAATGCGTGGTGAGCACCTATTGGTTGCGCCACTTTCGATTCGGGCCCTTCGAATGGGTGTGGCGCTGCCTCACCTACGGGCGATGGCAGCCCATGCGCCTGGCTACGGCGCCATCGTAAGCGTTTCTCCCGGGGCGAGCGTCACCCGGCGAAGCGCACCGTGTTGCCAGCCAAGCAGGGCGATGCGCGGATCCTCGAGTGGCGCATCGAGCACGATGTCGAGGGCGGTGGGCGCACCCGCCTCCGCCGCGGCAACGGTGATGCGCATGCCCTCGACCTCGGTGACGTCGCCGACGGCATAGGTGCGTTCGGGGCGTCGAAACGCGCGCTCGAGAATGCCCTTGAGCAACGTCGTTCCCTCCACCTCGAGGCGTAGGGACGAGGGGCCGGTGCGCGTCACGCGATGCGTGCCGCGCGTGGCGGAAAGGGTGAACCAATTCTCGGTGAGCTCCGGGTGGTTCGCCCTCCGAATGAACCACGGATACAGGCCGAGGAGCGGATCGACGGCTGCGAGCACCACGACCCGCTCGGTCCCGGGCGCGATCTCCGCCGTTTCGGCGGTGCGTTCCAGGCGCTCGGCGATGTTGCCCAGCATGAACATGCCCTTCACGAGCACGAGCGGCGCGAGCAGCCCGTGGACGACGACGAGCACACCTGCGCCTGCCCGGCCGATGCGCCCGACGCCGTGAAGGATCACTGTGGCGATGAGCGCCATGGTGCCGAGGCTCGGGATGAGCAGCAGACGCGAGCCGAGGATCCCACCCAGCGTCAGCAACGAGGACATCGCACTGCCCGCGGCGAGCCAGGTCAGCGTTCTTCGCGCGCGCTGGTCGAGACGTGGCCACACGGCGCGTGTGCCTGCCGCGAGGCCCACGAGCGCAAGCAGCCCGACGGTGATCATCGGCCCCTTTCGCAGCGTGCCTGCAAGATCCGCCGGTACGCCCAGGATGGCATCGGCGGCGAGAATCGGAAGCCGCTCGACGGCGTTGGCCAAGTACCGCGCCGTGTCCGCACCCGGATCGACGTAGGCACCGCTTTCGCGCGCCCCGCACCCGAGCGCGCGGTACACGATGGCGTAGACGGCGAGGACGCCAACAAGGGGCAGGCTGTGCCGAAGTCGCCCGCGCTCGCGTCGCCCGAGCCACTCGTAGGCGAGCCAATACGCCGCGACGCCGGCGGCGGCTTCGCTGGCCGCGAGCCCGATCGCGAGGCCGAAGGGTCCGAGCCATCGCCCCGCACGAAACCCGCGCTCGCGATAGCGCACGTGCGCGGCCAAACCGAGCAGCGCAGGCACCGCGCCCGTGAGCAGGTGACGCGATGCAATCCACGCGATGGGAAGCGCGTGGCCGTCGTCGAGCACGAACAGGAGCAGCGCCAGATGTCCGAGCGCCCCCGGCAATGCTTCTCGATAGAGGAGGGCAACCACCCCGACGAGGGCGAGCCACCAGAAGATCGTGTGCACGTGGTAGCCGAGCGGCCGATGCCCGAACCACGCGAAGTCGGCGGCGACGAGCGCGCTGGTGATGGGCCGAAAGAAGTGCAGCGCGAAGTCCTTGGGCGTCCACCACGGGTACACGCCTTGGGCCACGAGCTTCTCGAGATGGCTCGGGTCGTCCGGCGTAAAGCGATAAAGGTCCCACCACGACGGGTTCCACACCACGCGCTTCTCGAGAAACGTGAGATGCATGAAGTCGTCACTGAAGAAGCCCACGCTCAGCGAAGGGAGCGCCACGAGCAGCGCGAGCAGCAGGCATGCCAAGGGAAAGCGGGGATGCTCGAAAAGATGCCACCCGAGGCGGCGGAAGAAGCGCGAGTCCATGCGGCGTCCTTGGTCTATGGCGGCCAGGGACCACAAAGTCAAACGATTGTTTGAAACGTGTGTTCTGCCTCGTGTAACCCTTGCTGCGTAGCGCGACAGACCCGATGCTCGGCGCGATGACAGCGCCTGCGGTGGCGGTTGGAAAGATTGGAAACTCTGTATCGCGTGTGGGCATCGCGGCCGTGGGCGCGTACGTCGGGGCGCAGGTGATTGCGGACATCACCAGCGTCAAAATCGGGACCGTCTTCGGCTTGGCCGTGGATATGGGGACGTGGATTTATCCCATCACGTTCACCTTGCGGGATGTCGTCCACAAGGCGCTGGGGCGACATGCGGCACGCACGCTGGTGCTCACCGCGGCTGCAGTCAATCTGGCCATGGCGGCGTATTTGCAATGGGTGGCCCGTCAGCCGAGCGATCCCAGCTATGCTTTGGGAAACGAATTTGCGGCGGTGTTGGGGCCATTGTGGCGGATCGCCATCGCCTCCATCCTGGCCGAGGTGGTGAGCGAGTTGCTCGACACGGAGGTGTACCATTGGTTCGTTCGCCGGGTGACGACGCGCCATCAATGGGCGCGGGTTGCGCTTTCGAATGCGGCCTCCATTCCGGTCGACAACGTGGTCTTTGCCGTGGGAGCCTTTGGGGCGTTGCCGTTTCTAAAGGACCATCCGCTGACGTTGCCGTGGCCCGCGGTGTGGTCCATCTTCTTGGTGAACCTCACGGTGAAGGGCGCCGTGTCGGCGCTCAGCTTGCCGCTCATTTACGTTTCCGCCGATCGCGATTGGCATGCAGATCCCGAAGATGCCTAAACGGTATTTGTCGCCGAGTGAAACGCGCATCATCGACGATGGTGTGAAGGCCATCTTCGCGGTGACGACGGTGCGCGGCGTCGTCGATCGCGATCGGCTCCAGCGTGCGCTCCACGTCCTGCTGCGCGAACATCCTCGGCTCGGCGCGACGATCGAGCGCGATGGCGATGGCTACGTGTTCTCCGAGCAGGGCACGCGGGCCCCGGAGATCCGCGTGCGACGGGTTTCGCTGCACACCGAGATCAACACGACGCTGGAGCGCACGCAGGCGCTGGTGCGCGTGAGCCTTCTGCCCGACGGTGCGCGGAGCCAGGTGGTATTGGCCATCGATCATCCGATTGGAGATGCCCGGTTCGTCGTGGCGATGAACGATAGGCTGTGGACTCTCTACACGGCGGCCGATGCGGCCGTGCCGGCCGTCGTTGCCGAAAAGGTCGTGCCCATGGAGGATCGGCTCCAAGGTCGGTTCGACGAGGCGGAGTTGGCGGATCTGGTGGCCCGCGTCGCGAAGGCGCCCAAGGCGGCCATGTTGGCGATTCGGCCGGACCCCGCACCGGATGCCACGCGATTCGAGGGGACGAGTCTCGACGTGGCGACGAGCGGCGCGTTGTTCGAGGTGGCGCGCGCAAGCAGGGTTTCGGTCCACTCGCTGGTATGCGGTGTCCTCATGACGGTGTTTCGCACCCGGTTCGATCCGGCGGGTGCACCGCACACCATCGCGTGCGACTCGCCGGTGGACCTCCGCGCGCGCTTGAAGCCGCCGCTTCCCACGCACGTGCCGGGCCTATGCGTCGGATTCGCGACGGTGTGGGTTTCCACGAACGGTGACGAGGACGCCGTCCATTTGGCGCGCGCATGTCAGGAGCAAATGGACGCAGCGCGCGCGACGAATTTCCCGGAAAAATTCTTCCTGGTGGGCGCCAAGTTGCCCATCGACGTCCACTGCCGCACGACGATGCTCGTCTCCAACCTGGGGAGACTGGCCGTCCCCCCGCTGCCAGCCGATCTCGACTTCGTCGATCTGCAGCTCCTCACCACCGGCACCGCGCCACCGCCCTTCTTCTTCGTCACGACCCTCCGCGGGCAACTGCGTCTCACGCTCCTCTACACCGAAGCCCACCACGAGCCCCTCCGCATGCGCGCCTTGATGAGCGACATCGAAGTGTCCCTGCGCCGGGCCGCGGGCTCATAACGTCGCTAATCGAAAAGGTACGCAACCTCGGACGGGCAACGGCCGATGGACTACTCATCGTGGCCCCCGATCGAATTGTCGGTTCAGGTGTTCGTCTCGTTCCGTGGCTGGCCTTCGTTGGTCTCCTGCTTCTGCTCGCGGGCGATGCGCGCGCGGCGGAGTCGTGGACCCTGCGTCCCGCACCGTCGTGGCGCACCGTCATCCCGTTGGAGAAAGATGGCACGGCACCTGCACCGGCTGCGCCAAACGGCAGTCGTTATCTGCTTTACGATCATCAGGTTCGCGTTTCCGAGCGTGCAGTGGAGTCGTATTGGCACTGGGCGCGAGTCATTACGAACGAGGCGGGCCTGCAGAGCAACTCCCAGGTCAATATCGAATTCGACGCCAGCTACCAACGTCTTCTCTTGCACTCCATCGTGGTGCGGCGTGGAGCGGAGGTGCTCAATCGCCTGACGCGAGATTCCGTCAAAGTCATCCAGCGGGAACAAGGTCTAGACAATCATGTGTACGACGGACGAAGCTCGGCCATCGTCTTTCTGACCGATCTACGGGTGGGCGACATCGTCGAATACGCCTACACGTTGGACGGGGGCGATCCGACGTTGGACGGTCGTTACGCGGACGTGATGACGCTGGGTTCTCCCGAGCCCATCGACCGCCTGTACGTACGCCTCGTGATGCCGCATGGCAGGCGGATCGCAATGGCCTTGCACGGGCCTCCGGGCAGCGAAGCACTCGTCGCACAGCGGCGCGCAATTGGCAGTGACGACGAGTACGTGTGGGACTTGGCGGAGACGAAGTCCCACGCGGCCGAAACGCAAGTGCCTTCTTGGTATGACGTTTATCCGTGGGTGCAAATATCGGAATACGAAACATGGCACCAAGTTGCAGTATGGGGCACCGAGCTTTTTCGAGTCCCGTCGAGCGTCCGCTTGCACGATTGGGTGGCCAAGTCCCTGCGGGAAAGTGGCTCGCCGGATGAGTTTTTGGCGCGAACGATTCGCTTCGTGCAGGACGAGGTGCGCTATTTGGGGATCGAGGTCGGTCTCGGGCGCCGGAGGCCGGCCCCTCCCGACGTGGTTTTCCAACGGCGATACGGCGATTGCAAAGACAAAACGGCGCTTCTCGTGGCGCTTTTGCAGGAGGCTGCAGCCACGGGACTTCGAGCACGCCCGGCGCTGGTCAACACCACGCACGGGCACGTTCTCGATCACTGGGCTCCGAGCCCGGGTGCGTTCGATCACGTCATCGTTCGTGTCGAGAAGGCCGATGGGACCATTTACTGGATCGATCCCACGATGGCGCTTCAAGGCGGCGGGCTCGAGCGCCTGCGCGACGCGCCTTACGAGCGTGCGCTCATTTTGGACGCCGCGACCACCGCGCTCGAGTCGGTGCCG
It includes:
- a CDS encoding DUF3857 and transglutaminase domain-containing protein codes for the protein MAPDRIVGSGVRLVPWLAFVGLLLLLAGDARAAESWTLRPAPSWRTVIPLEKDGTAPAPAAPNGSRYLLYDHQVRVSERAVESYWHWARVITNEAGLQSNSQVNIEFDASYQRLLLHSIVVRRGAEVLNRLTRDSVKVIQREQGLDNHVYDGRSSAIVFLTDLRVGDIVEYAYTLDGGDPTLDGRYADVMTLGSPEPIDRLYVRLVMPHGRRIAMALHGPPGSEALVAQRRAIGSDDEYVWDLAETKSHAAETQVPSWYDVYPWVQISEYETWHQVAVWGTELFRVPSSVRLHDWVAKSLRESGSPDEFLARTIRFVQDEVRYLGIEVGLGRRRPAPPDVVFQRRYGDCKDKTALLVALLQEAAATGLRARPALVNTTHGHVLDHWAPSPGAFDHVIVRVEKADGTIYWIDPTMALQGGGLERLRDAPYERALILDAATTALESVPNAVPIEPSPSVRDHFVVPAPGSTDPARLDSERRYQGVLADAARVSLRTQTAEQLAKGYLELYKADYPGISERAPLEQVDDRERNVVTVSAHFVIPNYWTWQANEGRYIATAVARSIDRSLVRPAEDRKVPLAVPYPFRMRYLAEFELPFDLTSDLAAQETVRSRAMELVFQPTYANRALYYQYDLTTLADVVDPREAKVHAEKIDRVQQIIARSLTYRTPPADGFNWGVFVVVFGFTALTIAGAIRVYRSTAPRSQLDVERELRPMPVGGLLALLGLQVAVAPFILFVRAVSELKTHHRGTLDVSPGAGRRDCHRANHGIWAHDLCGAPGGIVLHEEARIPVPLHAVPVHQHRVCPSGGCRDAYVAERSGAGDDECRRCFYHPSVERALDPVPAWVAPGGSDLRTRLRRRDFPAAPMA
- a CDS encoding queuosine precursor transporter codes for the protein MTAPAVAVGKIGNSVSRVGIAAVGAYVGAQVIADITSVKIGTVFGLAVDMGTWIYPITFTLRDVVHKALGRHAARTLVLTAAAVNLAMAAYLQWVARQPSDPSYALGNEFAAVLGPLWRIAIASILAEVVSELLDTEVYHWFVRRVTTRHQWARVALSNAASIPVDNVVFAVGAFGALPFLKDHPLTLPWPAVWSIFLVNLTVKGAVSALSLPLIYVSADRDWHADPEDA
- a CDS encoding DUF418 domain-containing protein codes for the protein MSLDASVAAELPVVEERTRAPIERQARIADIDVIRGAALFGVLMCNLAFCYRTPLFAHGGPRYDSGLEHWVSTFELVFLSDKAMTLFSMLFGAGLTIFYERASARSSGAMGLLARRLFFLSLFGFLHMFLLWNGDILVDYATAGLCALAFMKRRAWVLWVGIVVLTLFPVLGEFWPALRDAAYGMDSAKHYEDAIPIYGHGTYLDIVRYRCHEAVVYMWRAYIFYWPGTMRNMLVGMLVWRSGILRTPLAHARALRWTALIGIVVGLVYPVVRTIHYEIHHRSLFPPNSVWRPALSAISAPLLALGYAAGILLLLHRGGLGQRAFAALAPVGRMAFTNYLTQSMVFSTVFYGYGLGLIGQVGYTVPALMGISFYALQCVVSTYWLRHFRFGPFEWVWRCLTYGRWQPMRLATAPS